One genomic window of Gossypium hirsutum isolate 1008001.06 chromosome D11, Gossypium_hirsutum_v2.1, whole genome shotgun sequence includes the following:
- the LOC107912317 gene encoding uncharacterized protein, with translation MALWFCSARLFIFLFIVSALPIAYIIYQERAETDHHVFHYHSSGFFRESAKWDDQSRSFLVTFLEGGVGEIHVPQNYTRDVVLKEVTVVKDSDLTGNASLGLALDRPRNRLLVAVADMFGNRYSALAAYDLSTWKRLFLTKLSGSGDEKSLADDVAVDADGNAYVTDVKGSKLWKVGVDGEILSTLTNPLFTPKEWYKSLAGLSGIVYHPDGYLIVIHTLGGYLLKIDLAKGDEVKLIELAGGPLSFGDGLELISPTKLVVAAGNPSGRLVESTDGWETASVVAKFKGPMHRFATAATVKDGKVYLNHMVGMGYPKKTHALVEFVL, from the exons ATGGCGCTTTGGTTCTGCTCTGCAAGGTTGTTTATTTTCCTCTTCATCGTATCCGCACTTCCCATCGCTTACATCATCTACCAAGAACGCGCCGAGACTGATCACCACGTTTTCCACTACCACAGCTCCGGCTTTTTCCGCGAGTCCGCCAAGTGGGACGATCAGAGCCGTAGTTTCCTTGTCACTTTCTTGGAAGGTGGCGTCGGAGAAATCCACGTCCCCCAAAATTACACCCGCGACGTCGTATTAAAGGAAGTCACAGTTGTCAAAGACTCTGACTTGACCGGGAATGCTTCCCTCGGCCTCGCCCTTGACCGTCCTCGAAACCGGCTGCTTGTCGCCGTTGCCGACATGTTCGGCAACCGATATAGTGCACTCGCGGCTTATGATTTGTCCACGTGGAAACGACTCTTTCTAACCAAGCTCAGTGGCTCTG GTGATGAGAAATCCTTGGCGGATGATGTTGCAGTAGATGCAGATGGTAATGCGTACGTTACCGATGTGAAAGGCAGTAAACTTTGGAAGGTAGGTGTGGATGGTGAGATCTTGTCTACCCTCACAAACCCACTCTTCACTCCCAAAGAGTGGTACAAAAGCTTGGCTGGATTGAGCGGAATCGTTTACCACCCCGATGGCTACTTGATCGTAATTCATACTCTGGGTGGCTATTTGCTTAAGATTGATCTAGCCAAGGGAGATGAAGTGAAGTTGATTGAACTTGCGGGTGGTCCACTATCATTTGGTGATGGTTTAGAGCTGATTTCTCCTACCAAGCTTGTAGTTGCCGCCGGAAACCCCTCTGGGAGATTGGTGGAGAGCACCGATGGGTGGGAGACGGCTTCTGTGGTGGCAAAGTTTAAGGGTCCTATGCATCGTTTTGCCACGGCAGCAACTGTGAAAGATGGGAAGGTTTATCTCAACCATATGGTGGGCATGGGGTACCCCAAGAAGACGCATGCCCTTGTTGAGTTTGTTCTCTGA
- the LOC107912316 gene encoding uncharacterized protein — translation MALWFCSARFLVFLFIVSALPIAYIISQERAKTDHHVFHYHSSGFFRECAKWDDQGRRFLVSFLEGGVGEIHVPQNYTPDVVLQEVTVVKDSDLTGNASNGIALDRPRNRLLVAVADVLGNRYSGLAAYDLSTWKRLFLTKLSGPGDEKSMADDVAVDADGNAYVTDVKGSKIWKVGVDGELLSTLTNPLFTPKEWYKSLLGLNGIVYHPDGYLIVIHTLSGNLFKIDLAKGDEVKLIEVAGGPLAFGDGLELISPTKLVVAAGNPSGRLVESTDGWETASVVAKFKGPMHRLATAATVKDGKVYLNHMFGMGYPRKTHALVEFVL, via the exons ATGGCGCTTTGGTTTTGCTCAGCAAGGTTTCTTGTTTTCCTCTTCATCGTATCCGCACTTCCAATCGCTTACATAATCTCCCAAGAACGCGCCAAGACTGACCACCACGTTTTCCACTACCACAGCTCAGGCTTTTTCCGCGAGTGCGCCAAGTGGGACGATCAGGGCCGTCGATTCCTTGTCAGTTTCTTGGAAGGCGGCGTCGGAGAAATCCACGTCCCCCAAAATTACACCCCTGACGTCGTATTACAAGAGGTCACAGTCGTCAAAGACTCTGACTTGACCGGGAATGCTTCCAACGGCATCGCCCTTGACCGGCCCAGAAACCGGCTGCTTGTGGCCGTAGCCGACGTGCTAGGAAACCGATATAGTGGACTTGCGGCTTATGACTTGTCCACGTGGAAACGGCTCTTTCTAACCAAGCTGAGTGGCCCTG GAGATGAGAAATCCATGGCAGATGATGTTGCAGTAGATGCAGATGGTAATGCGTACGTGACCGATGTGAAAGGCAGTAAGATTTGGAAGGTAGGTGTGGATGGTGAGTTATTGTCTACCCTCACAAACCCACTCTTCACTCCAAAAGAGTGGTACAAAAGCTTGCTTGGATTAAACGGAATTGTCTACCACCCAGATGGCTACTTAATTGTAATTCATACTCTCAGCGGAAATTTGTTTAAGATTGATCTAGCCAAGGGAGATGAAGTGAAGTTGATTGAAGTTGCCGGTGGTCCACTAGCATTTGGCGATGGTTTAGAGCTGATTTCTCCTACTAAGCTTGTAGTTGCCGCCGGAAACCCTTCTGGGAGATTGGTGGAGAGCACCGATGGATGGGAGACGGCTTCCGTCGTGGCAAAGTTTAAGGGTCCTATGCATCGTTTAGCCACGGCGGCGACTGTGAAAGATGGGAAGGTTTATCTCAACCATATGTTTGGAATGGGGTACCCCAGGAAGACACATGCCCTTGTTGAGTTTGTTCTCTAA